From a single Nicotiana tomentosiformis chromosome 2, ASM39032v3, whole genome shotgun sequence genomic region:
- the LOC138905980 gene encoding uncharacterized protein gives MKGVMRFAKKGKISPRYIGPYKITRKIVQVAYELDLPSDLESVHLVFHVSKLCKYIGDPSRIVSVDDVHVTEQLSYEETSIVILDRQVQRLRTKDVASVKVLWRNNNVEEMTWEAEEDMKSRYPYLFPLPKKDLTEASQP, from the coding sequence atgaaaggcgttatgaggtttgctAAGAAAGGAAAAATTAGCCCTCgatacattggaccatataaaaTCACACGCAAGATAgtccaggtagcatatgagttagacttgccttctgacttggagtctgtgcatctagtctttcatgtgtctaagCTTTGTAAATATATCGGAGATCCTTCTAGAATCGtgtcagttgacgatgttcatgtcacagagcagctatcatatgaggaaacttCCATTgttatactagatagacaggttcaaagattgaggactaaagacgtagcttcggtaaaagtactttggagaaataataatgtggaagaaatgacttgggaagccgaagaagacatgaagtctagatatcctTACTTGTTTCCTCTTCCAAAGAAGGATCTGACTGAGGCATCACAGCCTTAA